Part of the Cryptosporangium arvum DSM 44712 genome, GTCACCGGCGCCAGCAGTGGAATCGGAGCCGCGAGCGCCCGGCGGCTGGCCGCCGAGGGCTATCAGGTCGCGCTCGGGGCGCGACGACGGGACCGGCTGGACGCGCTCGCCGCCGAGATCGACGGGGTCGCGCTCACGCTCGACGTCACCGACGAGGCCTCGGTCGCCGCGTTCGCCGAGGCCGTCGAGGCCCTCCCCGGCCCGCTCGAAGTGCTGCTCAACAACGCCGGCGGGGCGAAGGGCCAGGAGCCGATCGAGGTCACCGACCCGGCCGACTGGCAGTGGATGTACGAGGTCAACGTGATCGGCACACTGCGGGTCACCAAGGCGCTGCTGCCCGCGCTGAAGGCCGCAGAGTCCGCGCACGTCGTGCTGATGTCGTCGACCGCCGGGCACGGCGTCTACGAGGGCGGCGCCGGCTACACCGGGGCCAAGCACGCGATAAATGCGTTCTCCGAGACGCTGCGGCTGGAGCTGAACGGGCTGCCGATCCGGGTGACCGAGATCGCACCCGGCATGGTTCGCACGGACGAGTTCTCGAAGGTCCGGTTCGGCGGCGACGAGGCCCGCGCCGAGAAGGTGTACGAGGGGGTCGCGGAGCCGCTGACCGCGGAGGACGTCGCCGACGTCGTCGGGTGGGCGGTGACCCGGCCGCGTCACGTCGACATCGACCTGGTGGTGGTCCGGCCGGTCGCGCAGGCGGCCAATCACAAGGTGCACCGGGTCAAACCGTGAAACGGGCTCCGCGGCTGGCGGCCGGGCGCGCTCGCGCGCTGGGTCTGCCCACCCGGGGCACCACGAACCCCAACCGGCTGCGCCGGATGGACCGGTGGCTCGTCGACACCCAGCCGCTACCGCCGTCCCCGCTGGTGGTCGACCTGGGATACGGCTCGTCGCCGGTGACGACCGTGGAGCTCTACGGTCGGCTGCGTGCGCGCAGGCCCGACGTCCGGGTCGTCGGGCTGGAGCTGGACGGCGAGCGGGTCGCCGCGGCGGCGGACGCGGCCGAGCCGCCGGCGTTGACGTTCCGGCGCGGCGGTTTCGAGCTGGCCGGGCTGCGGCCCGCGGTGGTGCGTGCGGCGAACGTCCTGCGTCAGTACGAGGAGGCGGCCGCAGCCGACGCGTGGCGGACGCTGTGCGGCGGCCTGGCGCCCGGCGGGCTGCTGATCGACGGGACCTGCGACGAGCTGGGGCGGATCGGCGGCTGGGTCGCGCTCGGGCCGGAGGGACCGCGCACGCTGACGTTCGCGGTGCGGGTGGCCTCGCTGGACCGGCCGTCGACGCTGGCCGAGCGGCTGCCCAAAGCGCTGATCCACCGGAACGTGCCCGGTGAGCGGGTGCACGCGCTGCTCGTCGCGTTCGACGCCGCCTGGGACGCCGCCGCCCCGATGGCCCCGTTCGGCCCCCGCCAGCGCTGGATCGACGCGGTGTCCCGGCTGGCCGCCGACGGCTGGCCGGTGCTGGACAGCGTCCGCCGGTGGCGGCTGGGCGAACTCACGCTCCCGTGGGAGTCAGTAGCGCCCCTTGCCGAGCTCGACGCCGACTAGGTGGGGTTCGGGCACGAGCGTCACGCCGTAGGCGCCCTGGACGCCGGCGACGATCTCCTCGGCGAGGTCGAGCAGCGCCGCGGTGGTGCCGTCGCCGCGGTTGGTGAGCGCGAGCGTGTGCTTCGTCGAGATGCCGACGCCGTCGCGTCCGTAGCCGCGCCGGAACCCCGCGCGCTCGATCAGCCAGGCCGCCGACGTCTTCACCCGGCCGCCGGGCGCGTCCCATCGCGGCGGGGCCTCCGGCGCCCGGATCTCCAGGTCGGCGAACACCTCGGGGTCGAGCACGGGGTTGGTGAAGAACGAACCCACGCTGCGGGTGTCGGGGTCGTCGGGGTCGAGCACCATGCCCTTGCTCCGGCGCAGCCCGAGAACGGCGTCGCGGACGTCCCCGAGCGGAGCCACGCCACCGGCGGGCACACCGAGCACCCGGGTCAGCTCCCCGTACCGCAGCGGACGTGATTCCAGGCTCGGCCGCAGGCGGAACCGCACCGAGAGCACCACGTACTGCTCGGTCTGCTTGAACGTGGAGTGCCGGTAGCCGAACCCGCACTCCTCCGCCGAGAGCTGCACGATCTCGCCCTGCACCCGGTCGTACGCGGTGACGTCGATGAGCACCTCGGAGATCTCGGCCCCGTACGCCCCGACGTTCTGGATCGGCGTCGCGCCGGTCGAGCCGGGGATGCCGGAGAGGCATTCGAGCCCCGACCACCCCTCGACGACGCTCTGCTCGACGAGCGCGTCCCAGTCGTGCCCGGCCTGCACGGTGAGCTCGATGTCGTCACCACGCCGGGTGGCCACCACGCCGTCCGACCGCACCAGGACGACCGTCCCGGCGAACCCCTCGTCGGCGATCACGACGTTGCTGCCCCCGGCCAGCACGAGCAGCGGCCGTCCGGTGGCGTCGGCCAGGCGGACCGACTCGGCGATCTCGGAGGCGTCAGCGGCCGTGACGAGGGTGGCTGCCGGACCGCCCAGACCGATAGTGGTCAGGGGAGCCAGGGAAGGGTCGCTCACGCCTGGAACGATACGGCTCGACCACGGATTGTCGACGGCCCGCCCGGGGTATCGGATCGGCGGACACCTACGCTTGTCCCAAGTACCCACCACGACAGGACGCGACATGAGCGACAGCCGCCCGAACGCGGAGTTCTGGCTGGACAGTCTGCGGCGCGAAGGCGCTGCTTTCCGCGCGGCGCTGACCCCGGAGACGCTCGACTCGCCGGTGCCGTCCTGTCCGGAGTGGAACGTGGGTCAGCTGGTGGCGCACCTCGGCGCCGTCTACCGGCGTCACGGGGCCCACGTGGGGCGCGGCGTCACGTCGGACCCCGGCGGGTCGATCGACACCGGGGCCGCCCCGGCCGGCCCGGCCGTCATCGAATGGTGGGACGAATCGTTCCGGCTGATCCTGGCCGCGCTCGAGGCGACCGATCCCGGTTCTCCGGCGTGGAACTGGTCGATCGTGCAGGACAAGACCGCGAAGTTCTGGTTCCGCCGGATGGCGCAGGAGACCGCCGTGCACCGCTGGGACGCCCAACTCGGGGCGGGCGCCGCGTTGACCGAGCCGATCGAGACCCGGCTGGCGGTCGACGGCGTCGACGAGGTGCTCGACACGTGGCTGCCGTCCAAGCACGACTGGGACCCCGAAGGCCAGCGCGGGGTCGTGACCCTTCGCACCACCGACGCCGACGCGCACTGGGCCGTGCGGCTGCGTGGCGTCGGGATCTCGCTGCTCGACACCGGCACGGTGTTCGACGACTCGCCGCACGCCCAGAGCGCGGTGAGCGGCTCGGCCAGCGACCTGCTGCTCGCGCTGTGGGGCCGGGTGCCGTTCTCGGTGCTCACGGTCGAGGGCAACCCCGAGCTACCCCAGGTGCTGATCCGCTAGCGGGGTGATGACCGGGTTGCGGGTGTGCTGGTAGATCACCGAACTGTTGAAGCCGACGACCTCCCGGCGTCCGCTGAGCCGGTCCATCAGGAAGTTGTGCATCGCGTCGACGTCGGGCACGGCGACGTGGAGCAGGAAATCGTCGCGGCCGGCGACCACGTAGACCGAGAGCACCTCCGGTAGCGCCGCCGCGTAGCTCTTGAAGCCCTCGATGACGCCGCGGTTGAGCGGCCGCACCTGCACCGAGATCAACGCCTGGACGTGCCGGTTGAGCGCGGCCAGGTCGACCCCGGCGTGGAAGCCGGTGAGCACGCCGGACGCGCGGAGCGCACGGACCCGCTCCAGGCACGTCGACGGCGCGATGCCGACCGCGGCGGCGAGCTCGCGGTTGGTCTGCCGTGCGTCGCGCTGCAGATGGGCCAGGATCGCCGAATCGAGTTCGTCCACGACCGGGATTCTGCCTCAAAGCCGAATTTCGTTCGGCGAATCGGTTCGAAGCCCGTTCGAACGCCTAGCTTCGTCGCATGTTCACGCATGAAGAACTCCACGTGCGGGCCGGTCGGCGCACCGGGCTCCCGATCGTCGTCGCGATCCACTCCACCGCGCTGGGCCAGGCGCTCGGCGGCTGCCGGCTCTGGCACTACGACGACTGGCGCGACGGCGTCGAGGACGCGCTGCGCCTCTCGGCCGCGATGACCGCGAAGAACGCGCTGGCCGGGCTGGCCAACGGTGGCGGCAAGACCGTCGTGCCGCTGCCGCCGGGGCTGACCCTCGACGCCGGGGCCCGACGCGACCTCCTCCATGACGTGGGGGACGCGGTCGCGGCGCTCGACGGGCGCTACGGCACCGGACCGGACGTCGGCACCGGCGCGGACGACATGGTGGTGATCGGCGAGCGCACCCCGCACGTGTTCTGCCGGCCGGTCGCGCACGGGGGTAGCGGCAGCTCGTCCCCCGGAACGGCGGCCGGTGTGATCGCGGCGCTGCGGGCCACGGTCGCTCGCCTCGACGGCCGGGCCGACCTGGGTGGACACACGTTCGCGGTGGTCGGCCTCGGGTCGGTCGGCGCCGACGTCGCCCGGCGCCTCGCCGCCGCCGGAGCCCACCTCGTGGTGTCCGACGTCCGCACCGAGGCGAAAGCGCTGGCCGACGAGCTCGGAGCGAGCTGGACCTCCCCCGAGGACGCGCTCACCGCCGAGGTGGACGTCGTGACCCCCGCGGCGCTGGGCGGCGTGCTGACGCCGGACCTGGTGCCGCGCCTACGCTGCCGGGCGATCGTCGGGCCGGCGAACAACCAGCTCTCGTCGCCGGAGGTCGCCGGGCTGCTGCACGAGCGGGGTGTCCTCTGGGCCCCGGACTACGTCGCCAGCGCCGGCGGCATCGTCCACGCGATCGCGTCGGAGCTCTACGGCGAGTCGCCGGACGTGGTCGCGCGGCGGATCGATCGCATCGAGGCCACGCTCGGACAGATCTACACGCTCCCCGGCACACCCGCGGAGGCGGCCGAGCGGCTCGTGGCCGACCGGCTCAGCTCAGGAACTCACTGATCCGGCGGCGGAGGTCGGCGCGCTGGTTCCAGAGCGGCCCGGGCCGGGGGTAGACGTGCAACGTCGAGTTCGGCAGCGCGCCGGCCAACTCCTCGGCGACGGTCGAGGGGTGCAGCGGATCATCCATCGCTCCGATGACCAGCACCGGCGCACGCACGGCGCGCAGGACGTCGGCCGACGGCACGGCGGTCAACCCGGGCAGGCGCCGCAGTGCCGCGGCGATGCCGGGAGCGCGCAGCGCGATCGACCGCTGGCGGACGTAGGTGCGTGCCGCCGCGGTGTCGGC contains:
- a CDS encoding UDP-N-acetylmuramate dehydrogenase, which produces MSDPSLAPLTTIGLGGPAATLVTAADASEIAESVRLADATGRPLLVLAGGSNVVIADEGFAGTVVLVRSDGVVATRRGDDIELTVQAGHDWDALVEQSVVEGWSGLECLSGIPGSTGATPIQNVGAYGAEISEVLIDVTAYDRVQGEIVQLSAEECGFGYRHSTFKQTEQYVVLSVRFRLRPSLESRPLRYGELTRVLGVPAGGVAPLGDVRDAVLGLRRSKGMVLDPDDPDTRSVGSFFTNPVLDPEVFADLEIRAPEAPPRWDAPGGRVKTSAAWLIERAGFRRGYGRDGVGISTKHTLALTNRGDGTTAALLDLAEEIVAGVQGAYGVTLVPEPHLVGVELGKGRY
- a CDS encoding Lrp/AsnC family transcriptional regulator, giving the protein MDELDSAILAHLQRDARQTNRELAAAVGIAPSTCLERVRALRASGVLTGFHAGVDLAALNRHVQALISVQVRPLNRGVIEGFKSYAAALPEVLSVYVVAGRDDFLLHVAVPDVDAMHNFLMDRLSGRREVVGFNSSVIYQHTRNPVITPLADQHLG
- a CDS encoding maleylpyruvate isomerase N-terminal domain-containing protein, with product MSDSRPNAEFWLDSLRREGAAFRAALTPETLDSPVPSCPEWNVGQLVAHLGAVYRRHGAHVGRGVTSDPGGSIDTGAAPAGPAVIEWWDESFRLILAALEATDPGSPAWNWSIVQDKTAKFWFRRMAQETAVHRWDAQLGAGAALTEPIETRLAVDGVDEVLDTWLPSKHDWDPEGQRGVVTLRTTDADAHWAVRLRGVGISLLDTGTVFDDSPHAQSAVSGSASDLLLALWGRVPFSVLTVEGNPELPQVLIR
- a CDS encoding Glu/Leu/Phe/Val dehydrogenase family protein; the encoded protein is MFTHEELHVRAGRRTGLPIVVAIHSTALGQALGGCRLWHYDDWRDGVEDALRLSAAMTAKNALAGLANGGGKTVVPLPPGLTLDAGARRDLLHDVGDAVAALDGRYGTGPDVGTGADDMVVIGERTPHVFCRPVAHGGSGSSSPGTAAGVIAALRATVARLDGRADLGGHTFAVVGLGSVGADVARRLAAAGAHLVVSDVRTEAKALADELGASWTSPEDALTAEVDVVTPAALGGVLTPDLVPRLRCRAIVGPANNQLSSPEVAGLLHERGVLWAPDYVASAGGIVHAIASELYGESPDVVARRIDRIEATLGQIYTLPGTPAEAAERLVADRLSSGTH
- a CDS encoding SDR family oxidoreductase, whose product is MSNPRPVAVVTGASSGIGAASARRLAAEGYQVALGARRRDRLDALAAEIDGVALTLDVTDEASVAAFAEAVEALPGPLEVLLNNAGGAKGQEPIEVTDPADWQWMYEVNVIGTLRVTKALLPALKAAESAHVVLMSSTAGHGVYEGGAGYTGAKHAINAFSETLRLELNGLPIRVTEIAPGMVRTDEFSKVRFGGDEARAEKVYEGVAEPLTAEDVADVVGWAVTRPRHVDIDLVVVRPVAQAANHKVHRVKP